One segment of Poecile atricapillus isolate bPoeAtr1 chromosome 5, bPoeAtr1.hap1, whole genome shotgun sequence DNA contains the following:
- the CHRNA1 gene encoding acetylcholine receptor subunit alpha, translating into MMKVHCVVLLLISTAGLALCYEDETRLVEDLFSNYNKVVRPVEDHQDAVVVTVGLQLIQLISVDEVNQIVTTNVRLKQQWTDVNLKWNPDDYGGVKKIRIPSDDIWRPDLVLYNNADGDFAIVKYTKVLLEHTGLITWTPPAIFKSYCEIIVTHFPFDQQNCSMKLGTWTYDGTMVVINPESDRPDLSNFMESGEWVMKDYRGWKHWVYYACCPDTPYLDITYHFLMQRLPLYFIVNVIIPCLLFSFLTGLVFYLPTDSGEKMTLSISVLLSLTVFLLVIVELIPSTSSAVPLIGKYMLFTMVFVIASIIITVIVINTHHRSPSTHTMPPWVRKIFIDTIPNVMFFSTMKRPSRDKQDKNIFAEDIDISDISGKSGSVPVNFYSPLTKNPDVKNAIEGIKYIAETMKSDQEASNASEEWKFVAMVLDHLLLGIFMLVCFIGTLAVFAGRLIELNQQG; encoded by the exons ATGATGAAGGTCCATTGCGTAGTCCTCCTGCTCATCTCCACAG ctgggctggccCTGTGCTACGAGGACGAGACTCGCCTGGTGGAGGACTTGTTCAGTAACTACAACAAGGTGGTGAGGCCCGTGGAGGACCATCAGGACGCCGTCGTTGTCACCGTGGGGCTGCAGCTCATCCAGCTCATTAGTGTG GATGAAGTAAATCAGATTGTGACAACCAATGTACGCCTGAAACAG CAATGGACAGATGTCAACCTGAAATGGAATCCAGACGACTACGGTGGCGTCAAAAAAATCCGCATCCCCTCAGACGATATCTGGCGGCCAGACCTTGTTCTTTACAACAA TGCAGACGGTGATTTTGCCATTGTAAAATACACCAAAGTCCTTCTGGAGCACACAGGTCTGATCACCTGGACACCACCAGCTATTTTTAAGAGTTACTGTGAAATTATAGTTACCCACTTCCCATTTGACCAGCAGAACTGCAGTATGAAGTTGGGAACATGGACATATGATGGTACAATGGTTGTTATTAACCCG GAGAGTGATCGTCCAGATCTGAGCAACTTCATGGAGAGCGGGGAGTGGGTGATGAAGGATTACCGTGGCTGGAAGCACTGGGTTTACTATGCTTGCTGCCCTGACACCCCTTACCTGGACATCACCTACCACTTCCTCATGCAACGCCTGCCTCTCTACTTCATTGTGAACGTCATCATCCCCTGCCTGCTCTTCTCCTTTTTAACAGGGTTAGTTTTTTACCTACCCACAGATTCAG GTGAGAAAATGACTCTCAGcatctctgtcctgctgtctttGACTGTGTTCCTGCTGGTCATCGTGGAGCTGATTCCCTCCACGTCCAGCGCAGTGCCTCTGATCGGCAAGTACATGCTGTTCACCATGGTGTTCGTCATCGCCTCCATCATCATCACCGTCATCGTCATCAACACCCACCACCGCTCCCCCAGCACGCACACCATGCCCCCCTGGGTCAGGAAG ATCTTTATTGACACAATCCCAAACGTCATGTTTTTCTCTACAATGAAACGACCATCGAGAGACAAACAagacaaaaacatttttgcaGAAGACATTGATATTTCTGACATTTCTGGGAAGTCAGGTTCTGTGCCTGTCAACTTCTACTCCCCACTTACCAAAAATCCAGATGTGAAAAACGCTATAGAGGGAATCAAATACATTGCGGAAACGATGAAATCGGACCAAGAAGCCAGTAAT gCTTCAGAAGAATGGAAGTTTGTTGCAATGGTGCTTGATCATCTCCTCCTTGGCATATTTATGCTAGTTTGTTTTATAGGAACATTAGCTGTATTTGCTGGTCGCCTTATTGAACTTAATCAGCAAGGATGA